The Vibrio tasmaniensis genome includes a region encoding these proteins:
- a CDS encoding MFS transporter, which yields MKQEKIPFQVWILTLAAFAIGTAEFVIAGILPQIATSLSITEGQAGYLISAYALAIVIGGPILTIYLARFNKKMVLIGLMALFIIGNVLSALAPSYPLLLTSRVIAGLVQGPFYGIGAVVATNLVSEKMAGRAVGQMFAGLTLANVLGVPAGTWVSLQFGWHTTFFTVAALGTIAMISILTSIKSSGHSEAKDIKTQLLAFKNPMLLISLAITAFAWSGFMTLYGYLAPIAMHITGYGQESVTWILVIVGVGLIIGNTLGGRSSDKDLGKASMFWAIAMIVSLIVVGLVVDNKILFVAAAFVFGIASFANVPAMQLRVMNHGGEGQELAATANISAFNLANAFGGFLGGMVLDSQLGAGMIPFAAIVVPVIGLFLIAKANRAEKPQNDSIFSPAESK from the coding sequence ATGAAACAAGAAAAGATCCCATTCCAAGTTTGGATACTGACACTCGCAGCGTTTGCAATCGGCACGGCTGAGTTTGTTATCGCAGGCATTCTGCCACAAATTGCGACATCCCTTTCGATCACCGAAGGTCAAGCCGGATACCTAATCAGTGCTTATGCGTTAGCTATCGTTATCGGCGGGCCTATCTTAACCATCTATCTAGCACGCTTTAACAAGAAGATGGTACTGATTGGCTTAATGGCACTGTTCATCATTGGTAATGTCTTATCTGCCCTTGCGCCAAGCTATCCACTTCTACTTACAAGCCGTGTTATCGCAGGCTTAGTGCAAGGCCCTTTCTATGGCATAGGTGCGGTTGTCGCGACCAACTTAGTATCTGAAAAAATGGCAGGTCGTGCTGTTGGTCAAATGTTTGCTGGCTTAACACTCGCTAACGTTCTTGGGGTTCCCGCTGGTACTTGGGTTAGCTTGCAATTCGGTTGGCACACCACCTTCTTTACCGTGGCAGCACTTGGCACCATCGCCATGATTTCAATCTTAACGTCAATAAAATCTTCAGGTCACAGCGAAGCGAAAGACATCAAAACTCAGCTGTTGGCATTCAAAAATCCAATGCTTCTCATCAGCTTGGCAATCACCGCTTTTGCTTGGTCTGGCTTCATGACGCTTTACGGTTACCTTGCGCCTATCGCCATGCACATCACGGGTTACGGTCAAGAATCAGTAACTTGGATCTTAGTGATTGTTGGTGTCGGCTTAATCATCGGCAACACCTTGGGCGGACGCTCTTCTGACAAAGATTTAGGCAAAGCATCGATGTTTTGGGCTATCGCGATGATCGTTTCATTAATAGTGGTAGGCCTTGTTGTAGACAACAAAATCCTATTCGTTGCCGCTGCATTTGTCTTTGGTATTGCATCATTTGCGAACGTTCCTGCTATGCAGCTTCGAGTAATGAATCACGGTGGCGAAGGCCAAGAACTAGCAGCAACCGCGAATATCTCAGCCTTTAACTTAGCCAATGCCTTTGGTGGATTCCTTGGTGGCATGGTACTCGACAGCCAACTAGGCGCAGGCATGATTCCGTTCGCAGCCATTGTTGTCCCAGTGATTGGTTTGTTTCTTATCGCAAAAGCCAACCGAGCTGAAAAGCCACAAAACGACTCTATCTTCAGCCCTGCGGAATCGAAATAG
- a CDS encoding SDR family oxidoreductase, protein MKNELTNQEKHTFVIIGGTSGIGKALAMQLRNENNTVHIASRHTGVDITSEKSICEYFESIGPFEHLIVTAGSYAPAGKVTDVAIADAKAAFDTKFWGSLNVAKHAARYMPPNGSITLTTGMLSRKVVAGTYVKTTINAALESVTKVLAKELSPIRVNAVSPGLTMTEAYKNMDDSARASMYDNAKNNLPAGKVGEASEIAMGYLFAINNPYVTGSIIDIDGGALLN, encoded by the coding sequence ATGAAAAACGAACTTACGAACCAAGAAAAGCACACTTTCGTCATCATTGGTGGCACATCAGGTATAGGTAAAGCATTGGCGATGCAATTGAGAAACGAAAACAACACAGTACATATTGCGAGCCGACACACTGGCGTTGATATCACCAGTGAAAAATCAATTTGCGAATACTTCGAATCGATTGGTCCTTTTGAGCACTTGATAGTCACAGCGGGTTCATACGCTCCCGCAGGAAAAGTGACAGACGTAGCTATAGCAGACGCAAAAGCCGCATTTGATACCAAGTTTTGGGGAAGCCTAAACGTAGCCAAGCACGCCGCACGTTACATGCCTCCAAACGGCTCAATCACACTAACCACGGGCATGCTGTCACGCAAAGTGGTTGCTGGTACATACGTAAAAACCACGATTAATGCCGCGCTAGAGAGCGTAACTAAGGTGCTTGCCAAAGAGCTATCACCGATTCGAGTCAACGCCGTCAGCCCCGGCCTTACCATGACTGAAGCCTACAAAAATATGGATGATTCCGCTCGTGCAAGCATGTACGACAACGCCAAAAACAACTTACCCGCCGGCAAGGTTGGCGAAGCTTCTGAGATAGCGATGGGTTATCTGTTCGCGATTAATAACCCGTACGTAACCGGCTCAATCATCGATATCGACGGCGGCGCTTTGCTCAATTAA
- a CDS encoding LysR family transcriptional regulator, translating into MDKFSDMAMFVSIVKHHGLAAAGRELGLSPATMTARLQALEERYGVKLLNRSTRHVSLTDSGELYHKACLEILDNVSEAENLIQNGVKEVKGPLKIAAPKDIGKQYILPILSEFCQQYPDVIPYLYLNDHLSNIAESGMDIVIRYGELVDSSLISRRLSPSRRVLCASPEYLAKHGTPLTPQDLVEHDCLAMLRSNEELKTWHFQDHDMKKAVTVVPKRFSDDGEVIRYWALQGEGIALKSVLDVQDDINNQRLVTLLNGYMKNFNTSTSVSSADLNVVYISKKYQPKRIRLFLDYLFENFNDLVEKSGRD; encoded by the coding sequence GTGGATAAGTTTTCAGACATGGCGATGTTCGTGAGCATTGTTAAGCATCACGGGTTAGCTGCGGCGGGGCGAGAGTTAGGGCTTTCTCCTGCGACCATGACAGCAAGGCTTCAGGCGTTGGAAGAGCGATATGGTGTGAAACTGCTGAACCGAAGCACAAGACATGTGTCTTTAACTGACTCTGGCGAGCTGTATCACAAGGCGTGTCTGGAGATATTGGATAACGTCAGCGAGGCTGAAAACCTGATTCAAAATGGCGTCAAAGAGGTTAAAGGCCCACTAAAGATTGCGGCACCTAAAGACATCGGAAAACAGTACATCCTTCCTATTCTGTCGGAGTTTTGTCAGCAGTATCCAGACGTTATTCCCTACCTGTATTTGAACGATCACCTATCGAATATCGCTGAATCAGGCATGGACATCGTGATCCGTTATGGGGAATTGGTCGACAGTAGCTTGATCTCAAGACGCTTATCACCAAGCCGACGAGTGCTGTGTGCTTCACCAGAATATCTTGCCAAGCATGGAACGCCGTTAACACCACAAGATTTGGTCGAGCACGACTGTTTGGCTATGCTGCGTAGCAATGAAGAGCTCAAGACATGGCACTTTCAAGATCATGATATGAAGAAGGCTGTGACGGTTGTGCCGAAGCGCTTTTCAGACGATGGTGAAGTGATTCGATACTGGGCATTGCAAGGAGAAGGGATTGCGTTGAAGTCGGTACTCGATGTGCAAGATGACATCAATAACCAACGCCTTGTGACGCTACTTAATGGCTACATGAAGAACTTCAACACCTCGACGTCAGTATCGAGCGCCGACTTGAATGTGGTGTATATCAGCAAGAAATATCAGCCGAAACGTATTCGGCTGTTTTTGGATTATCTGTTTGAGAATTTTAATGACTTGGTCGAGAAATCAGGCAGAGATTAA
- a CDS encoding response regulator transcription factor yields MKILIIEDDTTTREFVAKGLEEHGYAVDQAEDGKKGLMMALSSEYQLVILDRMLPYLDGMKVLSAIKATEENLPVLILSAMDSVEDRVNGLQAGSDDYLIKPFALAELVARVDIIINRTKRQPVTETNLIYDCLEIDLRAHRVVCKNQDLQLQPKEFQLIQYFVEHSEQVVSRMRLFEAIWSYHFDPKTNVIDVHVANLRRKLEEAGCPDLLHTVRGAGYVLRR; encoded by the coding sequence GTGAAAATACTAATTATCGAAGATGACACCACCACAAGAGAATTTGTGGCCAAAGGTCTTGAAGAACATGGTTATGCGGTCGACCAAGCAGAAGATGGCAAAAAAGGCTTAATGATGGCGTTAAGCTCCGAGTATCAACTGGTGATTCTTGATCGCATGTTACCGTATTTGGATGGAATGAAAGTTCTCTCTGCAATCAAAGCGACAGAAGAAAATTTACCGGTATTAATTTTGAGTGCCATGGACAGCGTGGAAGATCGCGTGAATGGCCTTCAAGCAGGAAGTGATGATTATCTGATAAAACCTTTTGCTCTGGCTGAGCTTGTTGCACGAGTAGACATCATTATCAATAGAACTAAACGTCAACCCGTTACTGAGACAAATTTGATATATGACTGCTTAGAAATCGATTTACGCGCTCATAGAGTAGTGTGTAAAAACCAAGATCTCCAATTGCAGCCGAAAGAGTTTCAACTGATTCAGTATTTCGTTGAGCACAGTGAGCAAGTTGTTTCAAGAATGCGCTTGTTTGAGGCTATTTGGAGCTACCACTTTGACCCGAAAACCAATGTCATTGATGTTCATGTCGCCAATTTAAGAAGGAAGCTTGAAGAAGCAGGTTGCCCTGATTTGCTTCATACAGTGAGAGGGGCAGGTTATGTCCTTCGTCGATGA
- a CDS encoding sensor histidine kinase → MSFVDDYSLTRSSVFKTLVGLFVLVTVINVVVIRQVYKDSDAFHRAQLIRQLQDESSEFSYAANQSKEDVERLLAVKQTSDTNFYYRLSEQTSPSITTYYPVISLMSETANISIGDTHRLVIGIDIKAVEEYRKTLIPIVFSGIVLPIAVMLIAALFFTVLILKRLERVNQAMNRVLCGEKSVKIPVSKQDDEFDILAIHLNFMIEQMAKNEESLKSLTVGMAHDMRTPMARLKLLLEEVLSDSTLTDEHQEQFSACHDELELILSLFNSMLEITKLNSGQTLIATERVDLGKIAQDAIEFISPIAEMKQQSLVCRLDQECEVLGDKSLLFRAVFNLVENAVKYTPEKGEIEVVVDYFGVTVADNGIGISDKDKMNVCRPMFRADKSRTEFGNGLGLSLVDAVVKRHHAHLILRDNNPGLRARLYFER, encoded by the coding sequence ATGTCCTTCGTCGATGATTACTCCCTCACTCGCTCCTCCGTATTTAAGACTCTAGTCGGATTGTTTGTGTTGGTGACAGTGATTAATGTCGTCGTGATTAGGCAGGTATATAAAGATTCAGATGCGTTTCATAGAGCGCAGTTGATTCGACAGCTGCAAGATGAGTCATCCGAATTCAGTTATGCAGCCAATCAAAGTAAAGAGGACGTTGAAAGGTTACTTGCCGTAAAGCAAACGTCCGACACCAATTTTTACTATCGCCTTTCTGAGCAAACAAGTCCTTCAATAACCACGTATTATCCCGTTATTTCTCTTATGTCTGAAACCGCCAACATTAGCATTGGAGATACGCATCGCTTGGTGATTGGTATTGATATAAAGGCGGTGGAAGAGTATCGAAAAACCCTGATCCCGATTGTATTTTCTGGCATCGTGCTGCCTATTGCAGTTATGCTGATCGCGGCTCTGTTTTTTACGGTTCTGATCTTAAAGCGTTTAGAAAGAGTCAACCAAGCGATGAATCGAGTGCTGTGTGGTGAAAAAAGCGTAAAAATCCCTGTTTCCAAACAAGACGATGAATTTGATATTTTGGCGATCCATCTCAACTTCATGATTGAGCAAATGGCTAAAAATGAAGAGTCATTGAAGTCGTTAACAGTAGGCATGGCTCACGATATGCGCACTCCCATGGCTCGGCTAAAGCTACTCTTAGAAGAGGTATTATCGGATTCCACATTGACCGACGAACATCAAGAGCAGTTCTCTGCTTGCCATGATGAGCTGGAACTCATTCTATCGCTATTCAATAGTATGTTAGAGATCACTAAGCTGAATAGCGGGCAAACTTTGATCGCCACAGAGCGCGTGGACCTTGGGAAAATAGCTCAAGATGCGATTGAATTTATTAGCCCTATTGCTGAAATGAAACAACAGAGTTTGGTTTGTCGTCTAGACCAAGAGTGCGAAGTATTGGGGGATAAAAGTTTACTCTTCAGGGCTGTCTTCAACTTGGTTGAAAACGCAGTGAAATACACACCGGAAAAGGGCGAAATTGAAGTGGTGGTTGATTACTTTGGTGTCACGGTGGCAGACAACGGTATAGGGATATCAGACAAAGATAAGATGAATGTGTGTCGGCCTATGTTCCGTGCAGATAAAAGTAGAACGGAATTTGGCAATGGCCTTGGCTTGTCTCTGGTTGATGCAGTAGTAAAGCGTCACCACGCTCACCTTATTTTAAGAGACAACAACCCAGGGTTAAGAGCTCGCCTCTATTTTGAACGTTAA
- a CDS encoding AAA family ATPase, giving the protein MLKHLTVKNYKSINRLNLDLGRVNVFIGENGCGKSNILEALALVGAAEANKLDNEFLSSRGIRVTSPTLMRSRFSDSNIDKPIEISVNFSSNANPHVYKLKNDNEPYSKWTSSSGERISLTKLEITELATALNDLKDKSDESFEIDEIDPKSIKSLFESYFKERMTFLKDESSDEKINLKDFIIFSPENTALRNFYQEGQIEPLGINGEGLLKLLKVINDKKSDQIDVIKKSLKLFGWFKSVTIPNELCEQDDKIVINDKYLESAKFDQRSANEGFLFILFYMALIVSNETPKIFAVDNIDASLNPKMCTKIIKDIALLTKKYDKQVFLTTHNPAILDGLDLNDPEQKLFVVSRTRSGSTRVKEITIDSKPRSSSDEDLKLSEAMLRGYLGGLPKGF; this is encoded by the coding sequence ATGCTTAAGCATCTAACTGTAAAAAACTATAAATCAATCAATCGGTTAAACCTTGATCTAGGTAGGGTCAACGTTTTCATCGGTGAAAACGGCTGCGGTAAAAGTAACATACTAGAAGCATTGGCTCTTGTTGGTGCGGCTGAAGCTAACAAGTTAGATAATGAATTTTTGTCCAGTCGCGGTATTAGAGTTACTTCACCAACATTAATGCGTTCAAGATTTTCTGATTCAAATATTGATAAACCGATAGAGATTTCCGTAAATTTTTCAAGTAATGCTAATCCTCATGTCTACAAATTGAAAAATGATAATGAACCTTACTCAAAGTGGACATCTTCTTCAGGTGAGCGTATTAGCTTAACTAAACTAGAAATTACAGAACTAGCTACAGCATTAAATGATTTAAAAGATAAGTCAGATGAAAGTTTTGAAATAGATGAAATTGACCCTAAAAGTATAAAGTCTTTATTTGAAAGTTACTTTAAAGAAAGAATGACTTTTCTAAAAGATGAATCAAGCGACGAAAAAATCAACCTTAAAGATTTCATTATATTTTCACCTGAAAATACAGCTTTAAGAAATTTTTACCAAGAGGGGCAAATAGAACCTCTTGGTATAAATGGTGAAGGGCTACTTAAATTATTAAAAGTTATCAATGATAAAAAATCAGATCAAATTGATGTAATTAAGAAGTCACTGAAGCTTTTTGGTTGGTTTAAATCGGTAACTATCCCGAATGAGTTGTGCGAACAAGATGATAAAATCGTTATTAATGATAAGTATTTAGAGTCAGCAAAATTTGATCAAAGAAGTGCAAATGAAGGGTTTTTATTTATTCTTTTCTATATGGCGCTGATTGTATCTAATGAAACACCAAAAATATTTGCAGTTGATAATATCGATGCCTCATTAAACCCTAAAATGTGTACAAAAATAATTAAAGATATAGCGTTATTGACAAAAAAATACGATAAACAAGTGTTTTTAACAACTCATAATCCTGCCATCCTTGATGGACTCGATTTAAATGACCCAGAGCAGAAATTGTTTGTAGTTTCAAGAACTCGTTCAGGTAGCACTAGAGTTAAAGAAATTACAATTGATAGTAAGCCGCGTTCGTCTTCTGACGAAGATCTCAAGTTGTCAGAAGCAATGCTTCGTGGCTATCTTGGTGGATTACCAAAAGGATTTTAA
- the nagE gene encoding N-acetylglucosamine-specific PTS transporter subunit IIBC: MNILGYLQKIGKALMVPIAVLPAGGLMLGLGYALDPSGWGANSALATILVYGGKGIMDNQAWLFAVGVAYGLAKDNNGAAALSGLLGLLIVEMIVGNVNVISQITGVPVDQMSASELIASNAAVSAFTGIMIGIVAATLYNRFHTIKLPAVLGFFGGKRFVPIITSLAAISISLVMVYVWPVVYGALVEFGISISEMGATGAGLYGFFNRLLIPVGLHHALNQVFLFDLVGINDISKFWSGTGELGVTGIYQGGFFPVMGYGLPAACLAMYHCAKPENKKKVGGILGASALTAILTGVTEPIEFAFMFVAPVLYVIHALLAAMSLYIAASMQWIAGFTFSGGLIDFVLSYNLPLAVKPYMLILQGLFFATIYYSIFRFAILKFDLKTPGREDVDVAEVNQVSSNEKAAQYLKALGGHANLTSIDSCITRLRLTLKGISIVDEATLKAIGAMGVVKIGANNLQVIIGTEAEEIAHAMTQIPKSQDLTSVPLPS; encoded by the coding sequence GTGAATATACTTGGATACTTACAAAAAATCGGCAAAGCACTGATGGTGCCGATCGCCGTACTGCCTGCTGGTGGTTTGATGCTAGGGCTCGGTTATGCCCTTGATCCATCAGGTTGGGGAGCTAACAGCGCTTTAGCAACCATACTCGTATACGGTGGCAAGGGCATTATGGATAACCAAGCGTGGTTATTCGCGGTTGGCGTCGCTTATGGTTTAGCGAAAGACAATAACGGCGCTGCTGCTCTATCTGGCCTATTAGGTCTGCTCATAGTGGAAATGATCGTGGGTAACGTGAATGTTATCTCACAAATCACCGGTGTCCCTGTCGACCAAATGAGCGCATCTGAACTTATCGCCTCCAATGCAGCGGTGAGTGCATTCACTGGCATCATGATAGGTATTGTCGCCGCCACTCTATATAACCGATTCCACACCATAAAACTGCCTGCTGTTCTTGGGTTCTTTGGCGGCAAGCGTTTCGTTCCAATCATCACTTCTCTGGCCGCGATTAGTATCAGCTTAGTCATGGTTTATGTGTGGCCTGTCGTCTACGGAGCACTGGTTGAGTTCGGCATTTCTATTTCTGAAATGGGCGCGACAGGCGCTGGCCTCTATGGTTTCTTTAATCGCTTACTTATTCCTGTTGGCTTGCACCACGCACTTAACCAAGTTTTCCTATTCGATTTAGTGGGCATCAATGACATTTCTAAATTCTGGTCGGGCACCGGTGAACTCGGTGTAACAGGTATTTATCAAGGTGGCTTCTTCCCTGTTATGGGTTATGGCTTACCGGCTGCATGTTTAGCGATGTACCACTGTGCAAAACCAGAAAACAAAAAGAAAGTCGGCGGTATTCTAGGTGCTTCCGCATTAACCGCTATCTTAACCGGCGTAACAGAACCGATTGAGTTTGCCTTCATGTTTGTAGCACCTGTGCTTTATGTTATTCACGCGCTTCTTGCCGCTATGTCGCTATACATTGCTGCCAGCATGCAGTGGATCGCTGGCTTTACCTTCAGTGGCGGGTTAATTGACTTCGTGTTGTCTTACAATCTTCCACTCGCAGTCAAACCTTACATGTTGATACTTCAAGGTCTGTTCTTTGCGACGATTTACTACTCAATATTCCGCTTCGCCATCCTAAAGTTCGATTTAAAAACACCGGGACGTGAAGATGTAGACGTAGCAGAAGTAAACCAAGTTTCATCGAATGAGAAAGCGGCGCAATACTTAAAAGCGCTAGGTGGACATGCGAATCTAACCAGTATCGATTCATGTATCACAAGACTGCGCTTAACACTTAAAGGCATCAGCATTGTTGATGAAGCGACACTGAAAGCGATTGGTGCAATGGGCGTGGTAAAAATTGGGGCTAACAACCTTCAGGTTATTATTGGCACAGAGGCAGAGGAGATTGCTCATGCGATGACTCAAATCCCTAAAAGCCAAGACCTAACATCGGTCCCACTTCCGAGTTAA
- a CDS encoding GFA family protein, with translation MKVVGNTVIQPFHKATCHCGAVELELSLPNGIEKPRRCDCSICRRRGAIVGSVALDGIKILKGAEHLKLYQFNTNTAKHYFCSNCGIYTHHQRRSSPNEYGFNTGCLEGVNPFDIGDVVTNDGVNHPADR, from the coding sequence ATGAAAGTCGTCGGTAACACGGTTATCCAACCTTTTCACAAAGCCACCTGCCATTGTGGTGCAGTTGAGTTAGAACTCAGCCTACCTAACGGAATAGAAAAGCCGCGCCGTTGTGACTGTTCTATCTGCCGTCGTAGAGGGGCGATTGTGGGGTCTGTGGCGCTGGATGGTATTAAGATTTTGAAAGGCGCTGAGCATCTTAAGCTTTATCAATTCAATACCAACACCGCGAAACATTACTTCTGTTCAAACTGCGGTATCTATACCCATCATCAACGCCGTTCAAGCCCTAATGAATATGGGTTTAACACCGGTTGTTTGGAAGGGGTGAACCCTTTTGATATTGGCGATGTGGTGACTAATGATGGTGTCAATCACCCTGCTGATCGCTAA
- a CDS encoding OsmC family protein: MSEYSAVIRWARGDDEAFSDNQYSRGHMWDFDGGVTVPASSSPHVVPLPFSVEANVDPEEAFIAALSSCHMLTFLGIAGKQKYVVDSYVDDAVGVLEEDESGRSSVTKVTLRPDIVFSGSKIPTAKQLDKLHHLAHKNCFIANSVKTEIVVEAKA, from the coding sequence ATGTCTGAATATAGTGCGGTGATTCGTTGGGCTCGTGGTGACGATGAAGCCTTTAGTGATAACCAATACAGCCGAGGGCATATGTGGGATTTCGATGGCGGTGTCACTGTGCCTGCTTCGTCTTCTCCTCATGTTGTGCCACTGCCGTTTTCAGTTGAGGCCAACGTTGATCCAGAAGAAGCCTTTATTGCGGCACTGTCTAGCTGCCATATGCTGACGTTTTTGGGTATTGCTGGAAAGCAGAAGTATGTGGTCGACTCTTATGTGGATGATGCTGTTGGTGTGCTTGAGGAAGATGAATCAGGCCGCTCATCGGTCACTAAGGTGACTTTGCGACCTGACATTGTGTTCTCCGGTTCTAAGATACCAACCGCCAAACAACTCGACAAACTGCATCATTTGGCGCACAAAAACTGCTTTATCGCTAACTCGGTAAAAACAGAAATTGTGGTAGAGGCTAAAGCCTAA
- a CDS encoding LysR family transcriptional regulator, with translation MDKWNEIRTAYKLAQHQTLSATAQEMGVHRSTVMRHIDTLEAELGVLLFQRNDKGYLPTEAGLEIMRLGEVTENHFSQLGAQIKSKEQALSGTLTVTAINDMASMLMPVIQQYQRCYPNMRVDFIGDLRKFNLEYGEADIAIRSGDKPTTPDNIVFPIASVEMVLCAHKSYIEQYGLPQDNNWQQHRFIAMKERPQHLLWNEWIYDTVPETQVVFLCSSVQVAARALESGCGIAVMPREFVERDEDLISVSSSLVWPMPVWALVHRDMYNLKKIRAFIEILRGDQQTPTHFKI, from the coding sequence ATGGATAAGTGGAATGAGATAAGAACGGCCTACAAGCTGGCTCAACACCAAACACTGAGTGCTACCGCTCAAGAAATGGGCGTGCACCGTTCAACCGTGATGAGGCATATCGACACTCTCGAAGCTGAGCTTGGTGTGTTGTTGTTCCAACGAAATGACAAAGGTTATTTACCGACTGAAGCCGGGCTAGAGATCATGCGCTTAGGTGAGGTGACAGAGAATCACTTCTCGCAATTAGGCGCACAAATCAAAAGTAAAGAACAGGCACTTTCTGGCACGTTAACCGTTACTGCAATAAACGATATGGCAAGTATGCTGATGCCTGTTATCCAACAATATCAGCGTTGTTACCCCAATATGCGTGTTGATTTTATTGGTGATTTGAGGAAATTTAACCTTGAATATGGTGAGGCGGATATTGCGATTCGTAGTGGCGATAAACCTACGACACCAGACAATATCGTGTTCCCAATCGCCAGTGTGGAGATGGTGTTGTGCGCGCACAAAAGCTATATCGAGCAGTATGGATTACCGCAAGACAATAACTGGCAGCAGCATCGTTTTATCGCCATGAAAGAGAGGCCGCAACATCTGCTGTGGAATGAATGGATCTACGACACGGTTCCAGAAACGCAGGTTGTATTTCTGTGTTCGAGTGTTCAGGTAGCCGCACGAGCTTTGGAGTCGGGGTGTGGTATTGCGGTTATGCCCAGGGAATTTGTGGAGAGAGATGAGGATTTGATCTCAGTTTCTTCCAGTTTGGTTTGGCCAATGCCTGTTTGGGCTTTGGTGCACCGCGATATGTATAACTTGAAGAAAATCAGAGCCTTTATAGAGATTCTTAGGGGCGATCAGCAAACGCCCACTCACTTTAAGATATAA
- a CDS encoding MalY/PatB family protein — MTSFNSASNYGENAFIKSKPQMLQGIYNTTDVFPYWVADMDFQVAEPITQELNRLVGRGVYSYEFHEQAVFEALSQWYSKRHGLNLAADKFVQVPGVLSGIALLLRQFTNEGDGVLIHTPAYHQFSNLVDKANRQVVSSPLINDEQGYRIDFDGMEQQIIEHKVKTMIFCNPHNPTGRVWTQQEIEQVIEIAKRHDVLIISDEIHSDIIFEGHAFTSLTSFDYDKVITLIGSPAKTFGMHSISNGYVYTNNNELFEAFKTHVAAMYLDHGNALTTFATIAAFEKGEEWLDGMLAYLQDTVKWISEFAEQRIPQLKVFQPQGTYQVWFDFSGLGFSEDELKSVVFEQAKMGLTPGGWFGAESYHFMRMNIATSRDNIEQSFAALADAIEGLERGGLENSNCCDQGNSKSCC; from the coding sequence ATGACCAGCTTTAACAGTGCATCTAACTACGGCGAAAATGCGTTTATTAAAAGTAAACCGCAGATGCTACAAGGTATCTACAACACCACTGATGTCTTCCCATATTGGGTGGCTGATATGGATTTTCAGGTAGCAGAACCGATCACTCAAGAGCTGAATCGTTTGGTTGGGCGCGGTGTGTACTCTTACGAGTTTCATGAGCAGGCGGTGTTTGAAGCGCTTTCTCAATGGTATTCAAAGCGTCATGGCTTGAACCTAGCTGCTGATAAGTTCGTTCAGGTGCCGGGTGTGCTTTCTGGTATTGCATTGTTACTGCGCCAGTTCACCAATGAAGGTGATGGTGTGCTAATCCATACGCCAGCGTATCACCAGTTTTCTAACTTGGTGGACAAGGCTAATCGTCAGGTGGTGAGCAGCCCATTGATTAATGATGAGCAAGGTTACCGCATTGATTTCGATGGTATGGAACAGCAGATAATCGAACACAAAGTAAAAACGATGATTTTCTGTAATCCTCACAACCCAACGGGTCGTGTGTGGACACAGCAAGAAATTGAACAAGTCATCGAGATCGCCAAGCGCCACGATGTGTTGATCATCAGTGATGAAATCCATTCAGACATTATCTTTGAAGGTCACGCTTTCACTAGCTTGACCAGCTTTGATTACGATAAGGTCATCACCTTGATTGGCTCTCCGGCGAAAACCTTCGGCATGCACAGCATCTCAAACGGCTATGTGTACACCAACAACAATGAGCTATTTGAAGCGTTCAAAACCCATGTCGCGGCGATGTATCTTGACCATGGTAATGCCTTGACGACGTTTGCGACGATTGCTGCCTTCGAAAAGGGTGAAGAGTGGTTAGATGGTATGTTGGCGTATCTGCAAGACACAGTTAAGTGGATTTCCGAATTTGCAGAGCAGCGAATTCCTCAGTTAAAAGTCTTCCAACCGCAAGGCACTTACCAAGTGTGGTTTGATTTTTCAGGCTTAGGCTTTTCGGAAGATGAATTGAAAAGTGTGGTGTTTGAACAAGCTAAAATGGGGTTAACGCCGGGCGGTTGGTTTGGCGCTGAAAGTTATCATTTTATGCGAATGAACATCGCGACTTCACGTGACAATATTGAGCAATCATTTGCTGCGTTGGCTGATGCGATTGAGGGTCTTGAGCGAGGAGGCCTGGAAAATTCAAACTGCTGTGATCAGGGCAATTCAAAAAGCTGCTGCTGA